One Brassica napus cultivar Da-Ae chromosome C2, Da-Ae, whole genome shotgun sequence DNA window includes the following coding sequences:
- the LOC106431388 gene encoding E3 ubiquitin-protein ligase XBAT32 isoform X1 has protein sequence MRFLSLVGNSFGCSASGERLVSAARDGDLQEAKALLDYNPRLARYSTFGVRNSPLHYSAAQGHHEIVSLLVEEGVDINLRNYRGQTALMQACQHGHWEVVLILILFGANIHRSDYLNGGTALHLAALNGHPRCIRILLSEYIPSVPNCWSLLKNSKSSVSGFDPSVIQEVINRAADGGITPLHVAALNGHVETVQLLLDLGASLTQVTVEDGTTIDLIGAGSTPLHYASCGGNTQCCQLLIDKGASLAAINSNGWTPLMVARSWHRNCLEEVLNPTTEQPQSQLPKVPSPFLCLPLMSIVKIAQECGWRRDDCLTPCRDPCAVCLERKCTVAADGCGHEFCTNCALYLSTTNITSSKTSQATPGSVPCPLCRYGIVSFTKLPHTIPTTTATSSRTSISLSFCTCSSSDVLDTGALLTDPHYSCKPVVSRTGSQSVGSSSFRSLSCRFPPSLCLGGSDVDEPQSRLMNGSYSRSGLGSRRSTSEVEGKRSWFCALNHCVTTGGSPC, from the exons ATGAGGTTTCTGAGCCTCGTCGGAAACTCATTCGGTTGCTCCGCGTCCGGCGAGCGATTAGTATCAGCCGCCAGAGACGGCGATCTACAAGAAGCCAAAGCCCTCCTTGATTACAACCCGAGACTCGCTCGCTATTCGACTTTCGGCGTTCGTAACTCTCCTCTCCATTACTCCGCCGCTCAAGGCCACCACGAG ATAGTTTCTTTGTTGGTGGAGGAAGGAGTTGATATCAATCTCCGGAACTATCGTGGACAG ACGGCTTTGATGCAAGCTTGTCAACATGGTCATTGGGAGGTTGTCTTGATTCTCATCCTCTTTGGTGCTAAT ATTCACAGATCAGATTACCTTAACGGTGGTACTGCTCTGCATCTCGCGGCTCTAAATGGTCACCCTCGGTGTATCAGGATCTTGCTTTCCGAGTATATACCAAGTGTCCCTAACTGCTGGAGCCTCTTGAAGAATAgtaaatcctctgtttctgGATTTGATCCAAG TGTTATTCAAGAAGTGATAAACAGAGCAGCAGATGGAGGAATCACACCTCTTCATGTAGCGGCTCTGAACGGACACGTAGAGACGGTGCAGTTACTCTTGGATTTGGGAGCTTCACTTACTCAGGTTACTGTGGAAGACGGAACCACAATAGATCTCATAGGTGCTGGGAGTACTCCTCTCCATTATGCTTCATGTGGCGGAAACACCCAGTGTTGCCAG CTTTTGATCGATAAGGGTGCCTCTTTAGCTGCCATTAACTCTAACGG ATGGACGCCATTGATGGTTGCTCGCTCATGGCACCGGAACTGTCTTGAAGAAGTCCTGAACCCAACCACAGAGCAGCCACAAAGCCAACTGCCAAAAGTCCCTTCTCCTTTCCTCTGCCTTCCTCTAATGAGCATTGTCAAGATTGCTCA GGAATGTGGCTGGAGACGAGATGACTGTCTCACTCCATGCCGTGACCCTTGCGCCGTTTGTTTGGAAAGAAAGTGCACCGTAGCAGCAGATG GATGTGGTCATGAGTTCTGCACTAACTGTGCGTTATACCTAAGCACCACAAACATAACATCGTCAAAGACATCACAAGCTACACCAGGCTCAGTCCCATGTCCTCTCTGTCGCTACGGCATTGTCTCTTTCACCAAACTCCCCCATACGATaccaacaacaacagcaacatCATCAAGAACAAGCATCTCCTTGTCCTTCTGCACTTGCTCCTCCTCTGATGTCTTGGATACAGGTGCTCTCCTCACCGACCCTCACTACAGCTGTAAACCGGTTGTTTCAAGAACCGGTTCACAATCCGTTGGGTCATCGTCCTTTCGGTCTCTTAGCTGCCGGTTTCCTCCAAGTCTCTGCCTCGGTGGCTCGGATGTTGATGAACCGCAAAGCCGGTTAATGAATGGATCATATTCAAGATCCGGTTTAGGGTCCAGGAGATCCACGTCGGAGGTTGAAGGGAAACGTTCTTGGTTTTGTGCTCTTAACCATTGTGTTACGACCGGTGGAAGTCCTTGCTAA
- the LOC106431388 gene encoding E3 ubiquitin-protein ligase XBAT32 isoform X2, whose product MQACQHGHWEVVLILILFGANIHRSDYLNGGTALHLAALNGHPRCIRILLSEYIPSVPNCWSLLKNSKSSVSGFDPSVIQEVINRAADGGITPLHVAALNGHVETVQLLLDLGASLTQVTVEDGTTIDLIGAGSTPLHYASCGGNTQCCQLLIDKGASLAAINSNGWTPLMVARSWHRNCLEEVLNPTTEQPQSQLPKVPSPFLCLPLMSIVKIAQECGWRRDDCLTPCRDPCAVCLERKCTVAADGCGHEFCTNCALYLSTTNITSSKTSQATPGSVPCPLCRYGIVSFTKLPHTIPTTTATSSRTSISLSFCTCSSSDVLDTGALLTDPHYSCKPVVSRTGSQSVGSSSFRSLSCRFPPSLCLGGSDVDEPQSRLMNGSYSRSGLGSRRSTSEVEGKRSWFCALNHCVTTGGSPC is encoded by the exons ATGCAAGCTTGTCAACATGGTCATTGGGAGGTTGTCTTGATTCTCATCCTCTTTGGTGCTAAT ATTCACAGATCAGATTACCTTAACGGTGGTACTGCTCTGCATCTCGCGGCTCTAAATGGTCACCCTCGGTGTATCAGGATCTTGCTTTCCGAGTATATACCAAGTGTCCCTAACTGCTGGAGCCTCTTGAAGAATAgtaaatcctctgtttctgGATTTGATCCAAG TGTTATTCAAGAAGTGATAAACAGAGCAGCAGATGGAGGAATCACACCTCTTCATGTAGCGGCTCTGAACGGACACGTAGAGACGGTGCAGTTACTCTTGGATTTGGGAGCTTCACTTACTCAGGTTACTGTGGAAGACGGAACCACAATAGATCTCATAGGTGCTGGGAGTACTCCTCTCCATTATGCTTCATGTGGCGGAAACACCCAGTGTTGCCAG CTTTTGATCGATAAGGGTGCCTCTTTAGCTGCCATTAACTCTAACGG ATGGACGCCATTGATGGTTGCTCGCTCATGGCACCGGAACTGTCTTGAAGAAGTCCTGAACCCAACCACAGAGCAGCCACAAAGCCAACTGCCAAAAGTCCCTTCTCCTTTCCTCTGCCTTCCTCTAATGAGCATTGTCAAGATTGCTCA GGAATGTGGCTGGAGACGAGATGACTGTCTCACTCCATGCCGTGACCCTTGCGCCGTTTGTTTGGAAAGAAAGTGCACCGTAGCAGCAGATG GATGTGGTCATGAGTTCTGCACTAACTGTGCGTTATACCTAAGCACCACAAACATAACATCGTCAAAGACATCACAAGCTACACCAGGCTCAGTCCCATGTCCTCTCTGTCGCTACGGCATTGTCTCTTTCACCAAACTCCCCCATACGATaccaacaacaacagcaacatCATCAAGAACAAGCATCTCCTTGTCCTTCTGCACTTGCTCCTCCTCTGATGTCTTGGATACAGGTGCTCTCCTCACCGACCCTCACTACAGCTGTAAACCGGTTGTTTCAAGAACCGGTTCACAATCCGTTGGGTCATCGTCCTTTCGGTCTCTTAGCTGCCGGTTTCCTCCAAGTCTCTGCCTCGGTGGCTCGGATGTTGATGAACCGCAAAGCCGGTTAATGAATGGATCATATTCAAGATCCGGTTTAGGGTCCAGGAGATCCACGTCGGAGGTTGAAGGGAAACGTTCTTGGTTTTGTGCTCTTAACCATTGTGTTACGACCGGTGGAAGTCCTTGCTAA
- the BNAC02G11250D gene encoding uncharacterized protein BNAC02G11250D, giving the protein MEYLLPAYTGQFDFPPPPLEAVGSFRKYKRPTTSSFSPIYNMSTETTTDVPDVARHRDADTTAAEETAEGAADAERDARLPRRRRGLGQSRSCSPDDHHGSVAFILT; this is encoded by the exons ATGGAGTACCTTCTACCCGCTTACACCGGCCAGTTTGACttcccaccaccaccacttgAAG CTGTAGGTAGTTTTCGCAAGTACAAGAGGCCCACCACCTCCAGCTTCAGTCCCATCTATAACATGTCTACTGAGACTACTACAGACGTTCCCGACGTTGCTAGACACAGGGACGCAGACACTACAGCTGCAGAGGAGACAGCCGAAGGAGCAGCAGATGCAGAGCGTGATGCACGCCTTCCTAGGCGAAGGCGAGGACTGGGGCAGAGCAGGAGTTGCAGTCCTGATGACCACCACGGATCAGTAGCATTCATATTAACATGA